A stretch of DNA from Thermodesulfobacteriota bacterium:
TGCCTGGTCGGGGTCGGGCTGGCGCTGCTCCTGCTGGGGCTCGCCGAGGAGGTGCTGAAGGTCGAGGGTTGGGCGCGGTTGGACCGGGCCGTCCATGGTGCGCTCGGCCCCCATCGCACCTCCCCCACGTCACCCTCGCGACCCCGGCCTTTCCCAGCGCCCACGCCGCGGGGGCCGCGGCCGTGTACGGCTTCCTGGCCTTCCTCGTGGCCCGCGACCTGAAGCAGGCGCGGGCGCGCTTCGAGGTCGCCTACTGGACCGCGGTGGGGGTCCTGCTGGTGGGGTCGAGCCGGGTCCTGTTGGGAGTCCACTACGTCACAGACGTGCTGGCGGGCCTCCTCGTCGGCGCTCTCTGGATCGTGGTGGGGGTCGTCTGGGCCGGGGCGCAATCCGCGGGCCGGAAGTCCCAGGGCCGGTGAGCCCGTCCCGTCACCGCCGCACCCGGCGCACCCAGATCCACAGGCCGGAGAGGATCAGAACCAGGAGGCACGACCCCAGGGCGACGTGGTAGGCGTAGCCGAGCTTGCCGCTGCCATAGTGCATGGAGCGCATCAAGGTGTCGTAGAGGCCGGCCACCGGCGCTTCCACGCCCGGGGGGAGGGGGGCCCGGAGGGCGGCGCGCACGTCCCGGTAGAGGTCGAGGCTGAAGAGCACGCCGCTCAGGGTCTGGAGGAACAGGAAGGGGGAGATCAGGACGCCCAGCCGGCGGTGCCAGGCTCGCAGGTTCGCTTCGTTCACGGCGCAATCCTCCTCTCTCGGTCGCATTCCTGTTCGGAGCGTCGGCACGACCACCCTGCGGGTTCCGCGCCGTTGTAGAACCACAGGAGACTAGCGGCCCGCCGCGGCCTTGGGAAGCGGCCAGGGGGATTTGGGAGCGTTCGTTCCCGAGAGTTATCCGTTCGCTGGCAGCGCGGCAGATGGGGGTGGCCGCTGGTCGCGCCGAAGAGTGCCGCGTGTCGGCCTGCGCGAAGGAGATCCAGGGATTCCATTGGATCGTCTTTCGTCCAAGGGGATCGTCACGGACAGGGACATCACAGCCCGGGCTGCGCGGCCTAGGTCTCCTCGTCCACGTATGCCACGTGCCGGAAGTAGTGCTGCCCTTCGAAGGAGGCGCCCAGGGCGCCTATCCCGAGGCCCAGGGCAGCGGCGAACCCGGCCATGGCGAGGTAGTGGCGCGCCCGGATGGGCCCGGCAAGGGAGGGGGTCCACCCGGCTACGAGGTCGGGGGCGAAGAGGGCCCACTCCACGCCCAGGGCGAGCAGGAACAGGCCCAGGTAGGTGGTCGCCATTCCCAGGGCCGTGGCGACCGTGATGGAGACGTTGGCGGCTACCCTCTGCTCGGTCAGCCGCGGTCCCTTGCGGCGCAGCAGGAGCCTCTGCCGCAGCAGGATGTAGGTGGTGGTCCCGACCAGGGACAGGACGGAGAGAGCGATCACCACGTTCCCCGGCCGGCTCGTGCCCAGGTCCCAGGCCTCGGCGGTAAGGAGGACCACCAGCAGGGCGGAGACCGCCGCCGTGGTGAGGCGGCTGAGATGGAAGGGAAACTCCCAGGGGCGGGCCTGGACCACGGCACTGGCGATGTCGTCCAGGGCGATCCAGGAGGCCCTCAGGTAGAAGGCCCAGGACGCCGGGCGACCGGCCCTCTCCTCGAGCCGGAGGTCCGCCACTTCCGCGAGTTCCTTGCCCAGGGCGTCTCGCTGCCAAGTCGGAAAGACGTTCATCCCGTCCAGATCCGAGGGATCCTGGGGCGGGCAGAGGTAGGAGCCCTGTGTGGTGTCGTGGGCGAGGCCGTTGAGGTCGCCCAGGAGGTGGAGGGCCAGGGCCGCGATGCGGCGGCCCACGGGCTGTTCCCCGACGCCCTCGGCTCCACCCCCCAGGCGGGCGGTGGAGAGCACCCCCACGCCCAGGGCCCGGGACGGGGTGGCGAGGGCATACCTCTTGTAGTAGGCGCGCAGATCGCCGCGGGTGACCACCAGGGCGAAGTCCCAGTGGCGTGCTTCGCGCTCCGCCTCCCCCTCTTCGAGAAGCACCGAGGGGTGCTCCCGGCGCTGCGCGGGGTCGGAGCGCCGCACCAGCGGCACTTCCCAGCGGAACTCGGCGAAGTCCGCTTGGAGGCGGTCGAGCACGCGACGTCGGGCGTCCTCCAGGGCCCGCTCCTCGTCCGGGTCCAGCCGGTTGAGCACCAGCCAGCCGAACTCGATGAGCCGCTCCGGGGGGCGGCTCATCCGGCGCGGGCCGCAGCGAGTAGCTCCTCCTCGATGAGCCCCCGGAAGAGGGGCACCTTGTACCCGTTGTGGGCCAGGGGGCGGGCGTCGGCCACCGCCGCGGCGGC
This window harbors:
- a CDS encoding phosphatase PAP2 family protein, encoding MGAVGPGRPWCARPPSHLPHVTLATPAFPSAHAAGAAAVYGFLAFLVARDLKQARARFEVAYWTAVGVLLVGSSRVLLGVHYVTDVLAGLLVGALWIVVGVVWAGAQSAGRKSQGR